The genomic stretch TCAGAAGAAGTTTGGCAATTATTAAAAGAGTTAATTGAGGCTCAAAAAGAAACCGATCGTCGTTTTCAGCAAACTGAACGTCTTTTAAAAGAAAATGCTCAGGAAACCGATCATCGTTTTCAAGAAATTAAGGACAGTTTTGCCGAAACCAATCAACGTTTTCAAGAAACCGATCGACGTTTTCGAGAAACAGAAAGACTACTAAAAGAACAAAGTAAAAAAACCGATGAGCAAATCGGTAAATTAGGTAATCGTTTAGGAGAATTTGTTGAATGGCAAGTGCGTCCTGCTGTAGTTCGTCTATTTCAAGAAAGAGGTATTGATGTCCATGAGTTTTTCCCTGATGTATCGGTAAAAAGGGCGACTGGTGGGTTACAGATTGATTTATTGGTAGTTAATGAAACCGAAGCGATTTTAGTGGAAGTCAAAAGCAAACTCTCTCAAACAGATGTGGATGAGCATTTAGAGAGGTTAGGTAAATTTAAAGAATTAATGCCCCGTTATGGAGATGTAAACGCATTAGGGGCAGTGGCGGGAATGATTGTACCTGATGACATTGGAAGTTATGCTTATCGTAAAGGTTTATATGTGTTGGCTCAATCTGGGGAAAATGTGGTTATTTTGAATGATAAGAAATTTAAACCAAGGGTGTGGTAATAAAAGTTCGGGCGAGCAGCGTGCCTTTGGCATCGTTTTTTAGAGAGTTTGAGTTTAAAGATTGCTTCGTTACCTCGCAATGACAAGATGAGGGCAGTTCGATCGTTTATAGGGAGTTCGATCGTCTGTAGAAATGTGCCGAATAGTTTATCCATTAGATATAGACTATAATCAAATCTGGTTTATTTTCAGCAACTTTGTTTAAATCAAATGTTACAAACTCCTCCAAAAATTAACAGAACAATTCTTTTATCATTGGGTGAAGATGGTTACTATGTAGTTGAAGTTCCTAGTTTACCTGGTTGCATCAGTCAGGGAAAAACTCGTGAAGAAGCAATCTCTAATATACAAGAAGCGATGGAACTTTATATTGAGTCTTTAATTCAGGATGGGGAATTAATCCCTGAAGATCGTTATG from Geminocystis sp. NIES-3709 encodes the following:
- a CDS encoding NERD domain-containing protein, producing MTTTSEEVWQLLKELIEAQKETDRRFQQTERLLKENAQETDHRFQEIKDSFAETNQRFQETDRRFRETERLLKEQSKKTDEQIGKLGNRLGEFVEWQVRPAVVRLFQERGIDVHEFFPDVSVKRATGGLQIDLLVVNETEAILVEVKSKLSQTDVDEHLERLGKFKELMPRYGDVNALGAVAGMIVPDDIGSYAYRKGLYVLAQSGENVVILNDKKFKPRVW
- a CDS encoding type II toxin-antitoxin system HicB family antitoxin; amino-acid sequence: MLQTPPKINRTILLSLGEDGYYVVEVPSLPGCISQGKTREEAISNIQEAMELYIESLIQDGELIPEDRYEVIKI